TGAAgtattttgtaaaagaaatacGCAGTAGCTCTTTGCATCAGGTTCCCATTCGGTAGATGAGATAGACTGATTTGTACAGTGACAATTTTATGGActtattaattttctcttattgtctattttctctcatttaatttttctattcCCACCAGCACCATCCCAATAACAAAGCACAAAACACTCCAAGAAGTATTCCACAGAGTTCTCACCTTTATACAACATCCATCTGTGTAAATGTCCTTCTGCAATCAGTGTATGATTTTTGGAGTCTGGGGATGTACTCTCCTTAATTTTTGTTCATCTAAATCTTAATTCTGCGTTTCTCTGCCTGGAGGCaccaaaagacatttttttcatacttctgTGCTGGAAAAATGCCCAGAGCCCATTATGTCTCAGAGTCAAGTTCATATAGCATACAATTAAAGACATTTACCTTAACAAAATCAATATTATcctttgcatttaaaaacagagaatttAAACCATCTTTGATGCATTTGTTGGACATGGAGCaagtgctttgctttgcttattCACAAAAGCCACAGAGCAAGCGTCATATGGAAGTCCTTAACTCCCAGTACACTTTACCAGGGCTCGAAGCTCATAAACCAAACAGGCTTCGCCAACAAAGAAGCTGTTACTGGCTAGGAGAGAATATTTTATGATGAGCAAATATATGGCACACAGGATTTTAGCTTTATTCAGCAACGGGGAAATTTAAGTAACTTAACCTGGAAATTCCACAGCTAACGGCTGAGAAGTTGAGCACCTGACCTGATACTCTGGCTTTAATTTACATCTTGGGTTCAAATTAAGAGACAACAATAGTACcccagatttttcattttagcaggAAATTTCCTGGATTTGGTAGACTTAACTCACTCCTTTATACTCCTTGACCAtagctgactttttttcccagttttccttttcacGGTAGCAGcgaggaagggaaaaaaaaatcatacttctAACAAACATCTGGGTTTCGTAAGAGAACTCCCTTCCTCATGTGCTCCATTGTGTAAATATGTGATTTACaagtttggttgttttttttctttttattacaaacGTAATTTACTCCATTTAAGAAGCTGCCTTTCAGCTTTGTACCAGATTCTTTTCTCAATCAATCATCACTGGGTTCCTCAGGCGGCCGCGCTCGGCTGCGCTGCTGCTAAGGGAGCTCCTCGGGAGAGGTGAGCTCCcacccagcaccctcctcctctccccaaccCCTGCTCACTCCGGTGCCTGACTTGGACCATCTGTTCACGCAAGCGGCTATCGGCTCCGTGAGCTCATCCTGTAAAGGGGCttgaatgatttttatttagGGAAGGCCACAGCTCAGGACCTGAGCTCCAACACTGCTGGCACAGCAAAATTGCTGAGGTTGTGAGGAACCACTTAACCTAAAAAAAGCTCAGGGAAAGGGGGAGGCGGGAGAGGCTGACAGGGCTGCGCTGCACGTGCATCGGCCAAAGGCACGAGAGGTGACTGCAACACAAAGGCACCTCTTTATTCAGTAGACGGTAGGGCTGAAATTGTAGCTGAAATCAAGTGGGAGAGCAAAGAAGCAGACCAGGCAAGAAAGGCAGGcgtgtaaaagaaaaatgaccaTAATCTACCACTCAGATATATTATAGATTTAAGAAATATACCTAGTAAAAGGATATTCGTGCGCTGCAGTCTATTAGCTGTCTAACTATCTATGAGAGCCCAGCTCTCCTTGGGATTTTTGGATGAAACGGGCTTTCAGGCCAGGGGTGGGCTATGGGCAACAAGAAGCCAGCATTTATGGTACCAGCCTTATTCTCTTCAGAAACCAAGCTAAAAGCATAACACTCCTTCCTCAGCCAACTACAGTATTTATGCATAACCATAGGAGCGTGTGCAACTAAAGAAGTTAATTCTAGGTGTTATTAATTGCTCTAAGGGCTAGGCTGTGTCTCGGGCTCCAGATAGAATCAAACCAGCAGTAAGAAACTGCAGCTAAACCCTTCAGACCTTGGCACCTATCCTGGCTCTCTGCCTCTGGTGCTGCCCAGAGTGGGGAGCCCCACCGCTGCCCTGAGCCCTCTGCTCAAGcagtgctgcaaaaaaaaatataacagaagaaaaatgacccAAAGGTTCCCCCAGGATCAGTCCGGTCCATCCACCACCTCTGAGAGCCGCAACCACCAACGCCTATCCTAAAATACTGCCGAAGGTTTAGAGTGGATTAGAATGTCTGCTTTTGGAAAACTCCCTCCAGAAAAGCCACAGTGAGTGCCTGCACCGACATCCCCTCCTGGCCCTTGGTGGGAGCCGTCGGCAAAGCAGTGTGTGGTACAGCCAAGGGGAAAATATTACAgcctctgtccctgcagagcagaacagagataTATACTGTGATTTTGTGGCAGGCCTTTAATGATAGCCTAGGAGTAATCACAGAAGGAGTCAAGCGTGAGTCTTATTAGTTTTGACAGAGTATCGATGATTTTTTTGCTAGCTATGTACTTCCCCTCACcctttaatttacttttatttgcaATGTCAGAAATTGTCACAAACCCACGTGCCTTAACTTTTCACACTCGGTGAACCTGAAGCATCAAAAGCCAACAAAGGTTCAGAATTCTGTGTGCGTGTCCCACCCAGCTTTATGACAACAGTACTCCTCACATCCTAGTGCCTGATTCTGTGTAGTGTTTGCCCCATACTACTGCATCGAAAGCCACTTACTTTAATACTGCTCTTTATTTCCCAAAAACGCGTATCATCTTCGAGTCGAAACTAAAAGTATGAATCGGCTGAGGAAAGATGAGAAGTCAGTGGTGATGACTGGTGTGAAGGGAAGGAGCTGGACTGTTTTTACCCATTTTCTGGGGCTGCGCACTGCAGGCTCACTGCAACTACCAGCAAATCTCCCCCATccataattaaaattaaagggTTTCCATCATAAGAAAAACATCCATGGGAAATGGGATCTCTTTTACTTACTGTGAGAGCTGTGGAGTGTTGCTGTTAATCCCCAGAACTTTCCAGGCTTCTTTATAACGTGGCTTCTCAGCACAGGCATTCCTAACGtctccaccagcagcacagcagcctgcTCAGGTGTGTACGGGGACctcaacagcagcacagctgttgGACGCTGCGAAGTGGCACAAATCAGCCACAAtctctctgctctggggagacaaATAGTCCTGAAGGTTTAAGTTAGCCTGAGTAAATTTTTCACGGACTCTTTATATAAACTTATTGAAAGATAAGTATCATCGTGAAAGCCTTCTCAGATGCTTGATTATATCAGCACAAATAAGCCACAGAAATCTACTCCCAAGAGATGTTTGATTTCTAAGCTTTTTCATATTAGGCTTcgcaaaaggaaaacacaaggagggagagagagagacctTTCTTTTTCGAGTTGGAGTCTCCAGCGAGTAGCTCCGTCTGCCATTACCGCAGAGTGCCTGTCTTTCCTTACGCTTTTCCCTTTACTCAGTAGTAAActtaaacatttctgtaaattaGGATTTATAGAAATAGATAGCTATGTATACAGGGCTTTTGCAAGAAACTGCCTTGGCTTTATTTACCTTTAAAAAGTCCATATAACgtaagaaagaaatggaaagaatacACATATCTTatattttcttggcttttgtaTGGGCACGGACTATATAATCCTTCGCCTCAGGATAGCACTGCTCCCCTCCGGCTGCTGCCTGGAGCCAAAGCAAAGTTTATAAAAAAACTGTTCTTTAGGCTGCATGGAGGAttacaactatttttttttttccccttagcaTGGAGAAAATTATACAGAAACACAGGGAAGgttttgcagcagcacagaatatCAGTGCCATCTGCAGGGGAGGAGCGCTCAGCGCTGCCGGTGCATCCTGCAACGCTCCCAGCAGCCCTTGGGTACCTATCAATATATCCAGTTTTCCACACGGGAACCTAAGCCAGAGGCCCCTCTGTGTTCACTGTCAATCATAGGGAAATCAAAACGTTccaaaattttaaacatttttaaaattacaaaattccTCAGTCTTATCCAATGTTTTTCACCCGCACAGCACAAATTTCTCAAGGAAATATTATAACCTTGTTTGTACAGATGGcaaaactgaggcacagagaaggGATTCATCCAGAGTCTCAGCTCCGGCAAAGGCGATAACTGCAGACAGAATCCAATTATCAAAAGTTTGAGTCCAGATCAATAACAACTTTCCCACTCCCACCAAATTAATGAAGTATGAGGTGTCTGTCAGCATCTCTTACCGCGGACTGAGCCCCGAGGAAGGCTGGGTGCTGCGAAGGAGGGCTGGCTCTGCACACGGGAACGTAACCAACCGCTGCACTCGAGTCCCATAGAATCGTCTGGCACGGAAACCACAGTTCATGTTGACGTGTTGCTGTTGGCGCGGGGTACCTGGTGTACCAGAAGGAGAAACACCACTCTGTTATTCTGCTGTCCTTTGTTTCTAATTTATGGATCCCTCTAAAGTACAAACGAAAGGTGTTCATTTCATTTATAGTATGCGGTATACCATGGGATTTCAAGAATGACCAAAATACCTTCTACATTTGCTGCAAGGACAGCAAAttcaacatttatttccttttcaatgGGTACAAAATTTGCATACTAATAAAGAAGCGACTAGGTAGCTGTTATGAGTAGAAGTTCAAGGTATATTTTCCATCCTGTAATGACATGGTTTTATTAATCAGTGTTCAATCCCAGATCTCGTTATCGTAGAGGCTGGGATTACACTCTGTACATTGATTTTATACCTGGGTGACTGAACTGCTTCCCTTGCTGCTCTAGCTTAGGGGTTActtatttcttctaaattctCTTCTACAGAATTAAAGCTGTCTGAATGGAAGCGTGCACTCAATATGTGAGACGCTTTGCAAGTCTCTGATTTGAGTTCCATAACATAAATTTCGAAGGCAGCAACGGGTACCCCATCGTGCTGACACATCTGTTGATCTGGACGCTTGGGTTAAAAGTTGGATGAACTACAGTGGCTTATTTAATTAGTATATCCAGATTTTAACTCTTCACGTGTTTCATACCATCTCTCAGTTGCTACTGGCCTTTACACTTGTTTTAAGTGAGAGCACACGGTTTGTTTCAGTCACAATATATTATCCATCCCGTTGCCATGAACTCACTCATACAGTTTCcatctgatttaattttttttcaggcttaactatttgaagatttttcttttctctcaaaaagTAAGGAATGTCAGCCCGGTGAGGTGCACGAGCCTCTCACCTTGCCCTAGATCCAGTTCAAAACCTATCAACACGGTAGGCAAAACGCATTTTCTCCCACGAAGGGCCGTGTCCAGTTGGATTCCTGctgtgggaaggagaagagaagcctgAGATGACACAACAGGCAGAACAGCAACAGGGCTGTGCAGAGCTCTGGCACCGGGGCACTGGGTAACCTTCCTTGCTTGACATTGCCCGTGCCCAGGGCCGGTCCTGCCCCGAACCATCGGTACGAGCCACTGCCAGGGAGGAGTACGGGCAGAGGGCACCATCCATGTGCAGAGAACCTGCTCTCTCTGGCTACCAGTCTGGAACCCATCAACTGCGGCATGCTTATCCAGAGCACTGTTTAAAGCCCAGTTTGTTAACCTGTcccattttttccctgttcatCTCTGTACAatttacaacatccttctctatCGCACTGAGTCTCTGAGACGCACAGACCCCAGTCAGTACAGTCCCTTCAGTCGTGGTGTTGCACATCAGCAGACATGGAATCAGCACACTGAACAGCATCGGGCCGGTGTTTGCCCAAACCTATTCTTTCCCTTAGctgttaaaatagaaaagggggtgggagagagggagagttTATCCCACGAAGCATATTTCTTGGTTGCTGAGAGACTTCAAATCTCCCTAATGAATAAACACAGCACACttaattttgtttatgaaaacagACTTATTGTGATGGCAAAAAGCATGAGTCAGTGCCCCGACTGAAGGGGagtgcagcagctggagacactCACAGAAAAGCAACGCCTCGGAAACAGAACAGCTCTCATCTCGACCAGCGCCAAGAGATGCAATTTCTCCTTTAACGAAAACCACCAGGATACAGGGAGTGGGAGAAGGCTTCCTCATGGCCTGGCAATTGGCTGTTGAGGAAGCATTGCCAGCGCTATGAGAAAGCTGAGCCTATGTGAAGGAGCAGCAGGTGCCAGCTGACactgcaccccctgcaccccgcCCAGCAGCACCCCAACAATACTCCTGTTCAGTCACCCTGAGCCCGGTTCGCAAGTTTGGGTTCCTGGGTAACAacttcagagctgctgctgctccctcacTGAAACgcagcagagaaacacaaggGAAGGTATATATTTGAGCCCCTCAAGAAGGATGAATTGCTGACTGCAAGAAGTACGTTCTCCATTCATCTCTGCATCCCCTCTGATACTTGTTACCATTTATTTTGCTTGGTCAAAACAAGGAAAGCAGGATCCGAAACTATCACTGAGACTTCACAGCCTCGGGAAGGTCGCGAGGTTTCAAATAAGCAAGCGCAACAAGAACGCTATTTCTTTTAACTAATTTTACTGTCTGCACTCACCATTCGATTTACTTGCCATATTCAGGTCCCATCTTTCAAAGGGGTGAGTCTAGCGTGCAAAATGCACACCAAAACGTGCCTCTAAGGAATCCTGTATTGCCAAACACGTCGTCCTTCTCGCTGCAGCGTTCGGCAGCACGTCACCCTGCCACCAGCACCGATTAGATCTTCACCCAGTCCTCAGCACATTGCTGGCGCTTCATAAATAACGCCACCCCTTCCTTCAGATGATGGCCCgtgtgtttttcttcctcagtttcaCTGATGTAAATCTGCCATGTACGCACTAGGCCACGCCGTGGTGATGAACGGCCCTGAGTAAGAACCCACTTGGCCAATTTTCACCGTACAGAGTTTCATTGTGCAGAGGAGGGTTAACACACAGGGCCCTGTTCAAACAAAATGAGGTAAACAGAAGTTcaatgcttttccttccttccttccacaaaaaaaaagaaaagaaaaccattttctgAAGGCCAAGCatagaggaaggaaagaaatgtcaaTTAAAAACCTAAAATTGCTCATCCTATATCGGTGCATAGGTCAGATACGCAGATGGACATAAGCACAAACCGTATCAAGGGGGAGGCGTGTAAGCACCCAGGGAAGGCAGCAATCGATGGCACCACGTACACCACAGAAGGCAAATCAAGCTGTCCAAGCTCCCTAAAAATGTCCCCAAAAGACTGAAACAGGTAGCAATTAAAAATTCTACGTTTTCTACTTTCCACGTAAGGCAGAGAGGAGCCTCTTGCACTGCAGGATGGTGTCAGCCCCAGGCACGCACAGCCACTGCTCTTGGCAGCGTTAATTGGTGCATCCAGCTCCCCTCGGTGTTTAACACCCTATCCAAACGCTTTCATCAGCTGGCTGCCTAAAAAACACGGCAGCCACATAGCCTCCAACTatcacacatttttaaacatacatTCAGTGGGACTGACCAAAAAAATTGAAGGTAGGTGAGCAATTAGCAGTTTCCCATAAAGAGGCAGTAGTGAATGTCTTTGATGGATAAAGGAGAACTAACCAGAAAAGAACGATAGATTTTAGCTCTGGGCAGTCCATTATGAAGGGACTTTTTGATCTTTGGCCATATAGCAGAAGAAAGCATGGACTGCTACTTGGCCCTGCGACCACACAGCTGTAATTTTCAACTATTTAAACCAGTTCCCTAACAAGCCAAAATCATTGCAGCAAAGCCCGCtagcagaggaaggcagaggagggatAGGACTCCTGGATTTTCATCACTGAAGCctacatttttaattgaaaaatcaCCAGCTTTAGAAACTCtgcataaaacaataaaaaagaaaataaaggagcaAAACTTCTCCAGCCTGAGAGATCCAATGCCTGCGGTAGAAGAGGCCGCTAGAGGGAGCGGGCTCATAGGGAGGCCAGGGCACCCGGAGCCCGCAGCAcccaccccagcatccccccagcatccctgcagcacccaccccagcatcccccctgcatccctgcagcacccaccccagcatccccccagcacccctgcagcacccaccccagcatccccccagcaaccctgcagcacccaccccagcatccccccagcatccctgcagcacccaccccagcacccaccccagcatccaccccagcatccccccatcatccctgcagcacccaccccagcatccccccatcatccctgcagcacccaccccagcatcccccccagcatccctgcagcatccccccAGCAGCCTCATTCCTAACATGGCCCACATTACTCTGCCTGCACGGGCTCAGAGGTCTCGGCAATGTACTTTCTGGGCCTCTGCAAAGTTCCTTAGGTTCCCAAAGCGGCCGTGGTGTGGTCACAGAGGATGTGATGCACAAGCAGGCTGACTGAGGTAGCCTTTCACACTGGCTTTGCACTAGCACACACTCAAATACAGGTACAAAGCACTGAGATGCAACTGTTAACAATTTGCAGTACTACTACAGCTTTCATGTACGTTTTTCTTTGTCAGTACCATGAGTGTGCTCTCTTCCACATCCAGCCCATGCCTCCAACCCATTTTCCCCATGTTAGGAGGAACCTGTCATTTCAGGGGGTTATTGGTTCAGCATCTTTCAACAGTAACTGTAtgttcagctttaaaaattCTATGACAAGCGTGTTACGTATGAAGTGGAGCCTTGGATAAATAAAGGACAGCAAGCAATACTGGAAGCCCTTCTGCAGGCTGTGTTAATTACAGATCAGTGCTTTCTGTGACTCTAACGCACAGAAAAATTGCCATTAAAAAGGTGAAAACTCTGTGAACAAAGATCTTTCCCTCTTTTGGGGACCCAAAACTTAAGATGCTTGAGTCACACAGATCgatcctttttttcagttcctttgaAGTCTCTGATTAAACAGTGACTTCTCATGTATTTTCAATACGAAATCAATCCTTCATCTGCAATGGTAGCAGCAAATAGAAGAGGATGTGACACCAGCCCAAGCAAAATGCCAGGCGTTTCATGAAAAACCTGTGAAAATTCCCCTGGTTCTCACAGAACTCAAACTTTCCTGACTCCCTGGCTCCACCCCACGAAGCTGGAGGCATCCATCTCCCCAGCAGCATCCTTACCACCACGAGGACCTGGGTATGCAATATGCCATTTCGTCCTATGCACAGACAGGTCTTGGCCTTTCGTAACAGTCATAGACAGGATattaatacaaagaaataaaggtgAATAATATTTTCCCCATAAAATCCATTTGAAACAGGCTGTATCCAAAAGTAATTATaattcagggggaaaaaaatctattaaaaaatagttctgtGGTACTAAACTTGGCTCAAATCAGcaccttaaaaacaaacaaaaaatcctaaGCGCTGTAGATTAGTTGGCTTTTCACCAACCAAGTCTTGATTGAAAATCAACTGCAGatgtgaacagaaaaaaagcagcaatttcaGCTCGCACAGCAGCTGCTTGTTGTTGGCACGCTCCAGGAAAATATCAGTGCAAACTGGTACCGTCTGGACCACGCTGTAGCCTTCGTGGCAATTAGACAGCCAGAACGTTCTCGCTGTCCCCGTTAAGATAAACAGTGCTCTCCGCAACAAAGAGAAAGGGGGGACTAAggcaagcaaaagaaaaaaacgaCTCAGATGGGAAAGCTTAGTTTTGTTACCACTAAGGGGTATGTGTGCAACTTAGTGCTAGGAGTGAAAGCATAAGCCAAGAAATTCATTCTCTGGCTTGTGCCTGACAGCGCCTGGATGGGAAGAGCCCTCCTGCATGGGGCAAACGTCGGCTCTGTCACGCCAGATCGTAACCACCAGCCAGAGGACAGCAACGGGCTGGGAAATGGGAGGACCAGAACGCTAAACGGTTTTaaactcctttaaaaaataaacgaagaagaaagagacagtGTGATGATAAAAGAAGTTTTGTGCTGTAttggcagaggagcagaattgATAATGTGATGAGTCAGTTCCCTCTGTAGCAGTAACAATCCCCACCACGCACCCTCCGAAAGCAGCCTCTGTTTGGGGTCCCTGACGAGAACAGCAGCAATACTTTCCTTAGGACAAGGATCTGCCTTCTCCCAAACTTAACTCTTCTTTTGGGGGAAGAGAGAACTGCCACTGCACAATCCCAAATTATTTTAGAGGTGAAGGGGCTGCTTGAATACTTAGTTGTCTTCAGAGCAAGAGAGAACATTTTGtatcaaaataaatttcctGTGAATCATCCTATTTATTGTACAAATTTCAGCCCATTCTAACTTGCCATACTCGGAAATACTAAAAGAATTAAACTTGTAAAATCGAGAATCACATTCATCTCCACGTGCAGAATTGAACTTTGCAGTATTCTTTTAGTTATTCTAAGTTAATGCCAGTGGATACAGTCCCCTGCACTCCCAAACACTCACTCCCTTGTGCGGGACACTAACAGTGCCCATCACATAACTG
Above is a genomic segment from Cuculus canorus isolate bCucCan1 chromosome 16, bCucCan1.pri, whole genome shotgun sequence containing:
- the LOC128853808 gene encoding uncharacterized protein LOC128853808, giving the protein MNCGFRARRFYGTRVQRLVTFPCAEPALLRSTQPSSGLSPRAERLWLICATSQRPTAVLLLRSPYTPEQAAVLLVETLGMPVLRSHVIKKPGKFWGLTATLHSSHSWITEIWMIISGTSKLEFCETRRHIRSILLLSCSTELPTDSPFSKLTFGKWKQNGSSLKPDSSLHGTKQGRGVLQNSRFFAHLPKHIVIYQKCS